A single region of the Triticum dicoccoides isolate Atlit2015 ecotype Zavitan chromosome 2B, WEW_v2.0, whole genome shotgun sequence genome encodes:
- the LOC119368505 gene encoding auxin-responsive protein SAUR21-like, whose translation MCNLITIPSVAWLRRAVRRWRARRSTSTPVPAGHVAVCADGARFMVRLAHLSHPAFLELLRQAEEEYGFPSGASGPVALPCDEDRLRDVLRRVSSSSDSTEPRRSSFCRRRGDSRPLLQAVAFL comes from the coding sequence ATGTGTAACCTCATCACGATCCCGTCGGTCGCCTGGCTGCGCCGCGCCGTGCGCCGGTGGCGCGCCCGCCGCTCCACCTCCACCCCGGTGCCGGCGGGGCACGTCGCGGTCTGCGCGGACGGCGCGCGGTTCATGGTGCGGCTGGCGCACCTCAGCCACCCCGCGTTCCTGGAGCTGCTCAGGCAGGCGGAGGAGGAGTACGGCTTCCCGTCCGGCGCCTCCGGCCCTGTCGCACTCCCCTGCGACGAGGACCGCCTCCGCGACGTCCTCCGCCGCGTCTCTTCCTCGTCCGACTCCACGGAGCCGCGCCGCTCCTCCTTCTGCCGCCGCCGCGGCGACTCGCGGCCGCTGCTGCAGGCGGTGGCCTTCCTGTGA